TTTTTTTTAGTGCCATCGCACGTTGTCAGCCGGCCAAGCGCGGGCAACAATTGCATCATCACCACCGCGAGGCCCCCCGTGCGCATACTCGTCGTCGAAGACCAAGCAGCCCAGGCCGAATACACGCAGAAGGCGCTGCGCGAGGGCGGCCACGCCGTGGATCTGGCGCGCGATGGCAAGGAAGGCCTGTTCCTCGCCACTACCGAGCAATACGACGCCATCGTGCTCGATCGCATGCTGCCCGCGGTCGACGGGCTCACGCTGCTGCGCACGCTGCGCGCATCGCAGATCACCACGCCGGTGCTGTTGCTGTCGGCGCTCGCCGAATCAGACGACCGCGTCGAAGGGCTACGTGCCGGCAGCGACGATTACCTGACCAAGCCGTTTTCCACCGCCGAGCTGCTGGCGCGGCTCGACGCAATCACCCGCCGTGCCCAACCCGGCCCTGCGGCGCAGACGCAATGGCTGCAGGTGGGTGACCTGCAGCTCGACCGGCTGGCCCGGCGCGCACGGCGCGGCAGCGTCGGCATCGAGCTGCAGCCGCGCGAGTACCAGCTGCTGGAATTCCTGATGCGCCACGCCGGCCAGGTGGTCACCCGCACCATGCTGCTCGAAGGCGTGTGGGACTATCACTTCGATCCGGGCACCAATGTGATCGACGTGCACATCAGCAAGCTGCGCGCCAAGATCGACGGACCGGACCTGCCGCCGCTGCTGCACACGGTGCGCGGCGCCGGCTACCGCCTGGGTGAGGCGTGAAGCCGCTGACGCCGTTGTGGCGCCGCTGGCGCCGTTTTGCCAGCAGCCCGTTCAACCGCTTCGTCCTGATCCTGCCGCTGTTCATGCTGGCCGCCACCGGCGGCTTCGTGCTGCTCACCTACCACGAATCGCAGCGCGCGCTGCTCGGCGAATTCCGCGCCGCGCTGCGGGAGGAAGTCGGCAACCTCGAACTGGTGTACCGCCAGGAGGGCCTTGAACCGCTGCGCGAGGAGATCGCCCAGCGTTCGGGGCGCAGCGATGCGCTCTACCTGCTGACCGAGCCCGACGGCAAGCCGCTGGCCGGCAACCTGAAGCGCTGGCCCGAGGGCGTGCCGCTGGTGGACGCACACGGCGTCGCCTTCCTCGATCCGCAGGACGGCAGCACCGTCGCCGCCGAAGTGTTCCTGCTCTATGGCGACTATCGCTTGCTGGTAGGGCGCCGGGCGATCTACGAACAGGTCGGCGCCCACCTGCTGCGCAACTATCTGGCGCTGTCGGTCATCGTGCTGCTGGCCTCGCTGGTATGCGGCTGGATCTTCACCACGCTGCTGCGGCGGCGGCTCGGCGCCATCACCCACACCGCGCGCGCGATCCGCGGCGAAGCGCGCCACACCCGCATCCCCATGGGCAAGAGCGGCGACGAGATCGACGCGCTGATTGCCGAGCTCAACGCCATGCTGGACCAGCAGGACAAGCTGCTCGACTACGCCCGCCAATCGTCGTTCGCCATCGCCCACGACCTGCGTCACCCGCTGTCCAACCTGCGCAACGGCCTGTCCGAGCTCGGTTCCGCGCTCAAGGGCAGTGAGCTGGTCGAGCAGGTCGATACCCTGACCGGCGACGTCGATCGCATCCTGGCGGTGTTTTCGGCGCTGCTGCGGCTGGGCCGGCTGGAATCGGGCGCACGCCAGCTGCAGCGCCAGCCCTGGCCGCTCGACGAGCTGGCCGACGACGTCGCCTCGCTCTATCAACCCGTGGCCGAGGATGCGGGGCGCACGCTGCGCCTCGTCACCACGCCTTGCGTGGTCGAGGTGGATCGCGAACTGCTGGGGCAGGCGCTGGCCAATCTGGTGGAGAACGCCTTGCGCTATGGCGAGGGCGCAGTCGAGGTCGGGGTGCGCGCCGACGCCCAGCACGCCGAGCTGACGGTGCGCGACCATGGCCCCGGCCTCAGCGTGGTGGAGCAGGCCCGCGTCACCGAGCCCTTCGTGCGGCTGGAATCGAGCCGCCACACGCCCGGCAGCGGCCTAGGCCTGACGCTGGTGAAGGCAATCGCCGAAGCACATGGCGGCGAGCTGCTGCTGACGGCCGCCCGGCCCGGCCTGGCGGTCACCATCCGCTTGCCACGTACTGCTGCCGGTTCGGAGCGGATCGACTAACGGCGAAGGTATGCGGAGTCCGGCCGCCGAGCCGCGCATCTGCGGGAATCTGACTGTTTAGTCGCGCACTCGCGCGGACGCGATTGGTTAGCAGCGTACCCGCGCGGAAGCCGATTGCTTAGCCGCGCACCCGCGCGGCAATGGCAGCGGTCAGCGTATCGAGCGAGCTGCCCTGCGCTTCGACAATGGCTTCGAGCAACGGCTGCAGCGGGCCCAGCGTCTCGGCTACCGCGCCGCGCACGCTGTCGACCAGTACCTGGGTCTCGCGTTCGATCTCGATATTGAGCCTGGCGCCTACTGCCTTGTCGCCGAAGGTGGTGGCGCGCAGCGTTTCCGGGATCAGCCACAGCTCGATCCAGCCGGCGACGCGGTCGACGTCGGCCACGGTAAGGCTGGCGCCGTTGATCGCGATATAGCCCTTGGCGAACACGTAGCGCAGCCATTCGGGCGCGATGGCGATGCGCAACACGTGGTTGTTCTCGGGCTGGCGCACCGCAACGAGTTCGGCAGTGAAATCGACATGACCGGACAGCGGATGGCCGCCGATTTCGGCGCCTTCCTTGGCCGCACGCTCCACGTTGACCGTGCTGCCGACACCGAAATTGCCCAGCGTGGAAAGCCTCAGCGTCTGCTGCATCACGTCGAATTCGGCCGCGTCGCCGCCGAGCAGCCGGGTCACGGTCAGGCAGACCCCATCGACCGCCACGCTGGCGCCGATAGCCAGATCGACCGCGAAGCCCGGCGGAAAGGCCAGGGTGAGCGTGCGCAAACCGGGGCGGTCTTCGATGGCGGTCAGCGTGGCGATGGCCTGGACGATGCCGGTGAACATGGGATTTCCTCGTGGCGCGCCGCCGGGATTGGCGGACGCTGGCTTGCTGTATGGGGCCGGGACGGGCCGGCTTCAACCCTGCGCGAGGATAACGCCGCGCAGCGCGCGCGGCGAGCAGATTGGTGCAAGGCGACTCGGACTCGGCCTTGCTCGGGTCATCCGCTGGGGATGGCGGCACGATAGCGCCTGCAGTTTTCACCCACATGACAAGCCACTCGACGCTGGCTGTCGCCGGTTGCTAGCATGCCGGCGTATCGCTTCCGGGAGAGTCGTTATGCAGGCCCGCATTACGCTGATCACGCTGGGCGTCGACGATCTGGACGCCGCCATCCGGTTCTACCGCGACGGCCTCGGCTGGCCAACCGAGGGCATCGTCGGCTCCGAATTCGAACATGGTGCGGTCGCCTTTTTCGAGCTGGGCAATGGCCTCGGTTTTGCGCTGTGGCCGCGCGCCAGCCTCGCGCACGATACCGGCCTGCCGCAGGGTCCGCGCAGCAGCACCGAATTCACGCTGGCGCACAATGTGGCGAGCCGGAATGAAGTCGATGCGGTGTTGGGCCAAGCGCTGGCGGCCGGCGCCGGCTTGGTAAAACCAGCAGCCGACACCTTCTGGGGCGGCTACGCCGGCTATTTCGCCGACCCGGACGGGCATGTCTGGGAAATCGCTTGGAATCCGGACCGCCTGCCATGAGCCCGCTGCCCGCCATGCTGGAAACCAATCGACTGACGCTGCGCCGCTTCATACACGACGATTGGCTCGCGATGCACGCGCACTATGGCGATGCCGAGTGCACGCGACATACCTTCCGCCGCGTGCTGACAGAGGGCGAGAGCTGGCGTGCGATGGCCAGCATAGAAGGACACTGGGCGCTACGCGGCTACGGCCCGTATGCCGTCGTCGAAACCACCAGCCAATCTGTGATCGGCACGGTGGGGCCCTGGTATCCCAACGACTGGCCCGAGCCCGAGATCAAGTGGGCGCTGGTGCGCTCGGCCTGGGGCCGTGGCTACGCCAGCGAGGCGGTGTGCGCCATCCAGCACGTACTCTCCGCTGCCGGCTGGTCGCCACCGATCAGCTTCATCCACCACGACAATGCGCCGTCGATCCGCGTCGCACTCGCGGTCGGCGCCCTGCTCGAGCAAGTCGTGACATTCCGCGATGCGCCGTGGCATATCTACCGCCATCCCACCCAACCCGCCAACCCGACCTCGCCATGAAATCGCTCTTCACCCTGCCCCTCTGTGCCCTGCTGCTCGCCGCCTGCTCGGGCAAGCCGCCATCCATGCTCGGCAACTGGACCATCGACCTGGAGCCGATGCTGGCCGAGGCCCGCTCGCTCAAGGCCACGCCCAAGGAGCTCGACGCCATCCGCGCGACCTACGACGGCGGGCAGCTTGCGGTCACCAACGAGGAGATGGTGCTCAGCATGGCGAACAGGAGCCAGACCACCTGGCGCTACCAGGTGGTGGCGCAAAGCGGCGATTGCTATGACATCAAGTTCAGCCACGCTCCTGCCATCTACACGCATTGCATCGACGGCGACCAGATGCGGGTGGCCGATCCGGATACCCGACTGACCACCATCTTCCGCCGGGGCTGACACAATGGCCCCGATCTTGCGTGCCGCACGGGAGCAGGACTGGCCCGCCATCCGTGCGCTCTACGCAGCGGGCGATTACGCCGGCACCATCGCTTCGAGTGATGCGGCGTTCGTCGCCTGCCAGGGCGACGAGATCGTCGGCGTGGTGCGGCTCGCCACCGAGCACGACACCGCAGTGCTGCGCGGCATGCAGATCCATGCCGACCATCGCGGTCGGGGCATCGGCCGCGCGCTGCTCGGTTATTTCGTGGCCAGCGTGGCCGAGCGCGATTGCTACTGCATTCCATATCCACATCTGCTGGCCTTCTACGGCGCCGCGGGCTTCGTTGAGCTCGACGAAGCTGCGGCACCGGATTTCCTGGTCCAGCGCCTGGCCGGCTATCGGGCGCTGAACAATGGCAAACACTATGCGCTGATGGTCCGCCCGGCCGATCACCACAAGGAACCCCGATGACCCAAGCCACCGCCATCGAGATCAAGGCCTTCGTGCCGGCGCGCGATTTCGCGCTGTCGCGCCGCTTCTACAGCGCGCTCGGCTTCCAAGAATGCTGGGCCTCGGACGATCTGGCCTACTTCACCTACGGCACATGCAGCTTTTTGCTGCAGCGTTTCTATGTGGCCGAGCATGCAGACAACTTCATGATGCATCTGCTGGTCGACAACGCCGATGCCTGGTGGCAACAGGTGGAACCGATCGCGGCCGAATTCGGCCTGCGCACCGTGCCACCACAGGACCAGCCCTGGGGCATGCGCGACTTCGTGGTGATTGATCCCACCGGCGTGCTGTGGCGGATCGGGCAGAACCTCCCCGCATGACGCTGCCGCTGTTGTACACCTTCCGCCGCTGCCCCTATGCGATTCGCGCCCGGCTTGCCATCGCGGCAAGCGGCGTTGCCGTGCGCGAGCATGAGGTGGTGCTGCGCGACAAGCCGGCCGCCATGCTGGCGATCTCGCCCAAGGGCACGGTGCCGGTGCTGCAACTGCCCGATGGCACGGTGCTGGAACAGAGCCTGGTCATCATGCGCTGGGCATTGGCCAGTGCCGACCCGCTCGACTGGCTGCCCGGGCCGGCAATCATGGACGACACCGAGGCGCTGATCGCGCGCAACGACAGCGAGTTCAAGCACTGGCTTGACCGCTACAAATACCCGGAACGCCATCCGGAACGCCCGCAGGCCGCCTACCGCGACGAGACCGGGATCATCCTTGCCGACCTCGATGCCCGCATTGCCCGGCACGGCCAGCTCGTCGCCGACCGCGCCACGCTGGCCGATGCCGCCATCGTGCCTTTCGTGCGCCAGTTCGCCGCGGTGGACGCCGAATGGTTTGCACAGTCATCCTATCCGGCGCTGCAGAGCTGGCTCGCGGGCTGGCTGGCGTCGCCGCTGCTCCAGGCAGTGATGGCCAAGCCTGTGCCAGCCGCCTGAGCGGCTTGCCCGGCCGATCCGGCTGCGGCACCATCGCCGGTCTCACCCCGGTTCCGCCATGCTCGATCTCGCCCTGCTGTTCGTCGTTTCGCTGGTCGCCAACACGCTGTCCTCGCTCGCCGGAGGTGGTGCCGGCCTGCTGCAGCTGCCCATCCTGCTGTTCCTCGGGCTCGCCTTCCCGGTGGCGCTGGCCACCCACAAGCTCGCCTCGGTGGCGCTGGGGGTCGGCGCCACGCTCAAGCATCTGCGCTCACGCACGCTGGACTGGCGCTTTGCCGGCGTGGTACTGGGCTTTGGCCTGCCCGGTGTCTGGCTCGGGGCCACGCTGATCCTGTCGGTACCGGAGCATGCGGCGCTGATTGCGCTGGCAGTGCTGACCACCGGCCTCGGCGTGCATTCGCTGCTGTCGCCGCAGCTTGGCCAGCACGACGTGCCGCGTGCACGCAGTGGCTGGCGGCTGTGGCTGGGTGGTGCGGCGCTGTTCGGCATCGGCGTGCTCAACGGCTCGCTCACCTCCGGCACCGGCCTATTCGTGACGCTGTGGCTGATCTGGTGGTTCGGCATGGACTACAAGCAGGCGGTGGCCTACACGCTGGTGCTGGTCGGGCTGTTCTGGAACGGTGCGGGCGCCCTGGCACTGGCGCTGCAGGCCGGCGTCTACTGGCCGTGGGTGCCGGTGCTGCTGGCCGCGTCGGTGCTTGGCGGCTACCTCGGTGCACACTGGGGCCTGGCGCGCGGCAACCACACCATCAAGCGCGCCTTCGAGGTGGTGACCATCGCCACCGGGCTGTCGCTGTTCTGGAAGGCGCTGCTCTGATGCTGCCGGGTGACTTCATCAGCGGTTATCGGCAACTCGATGCGGCGTTGCCCAATGCGCTGACGCTGGCGTTCGATGGCGATGCCCTGCTGCTGGCAGGCGACCAACCGGCCCAACTCGCCCAGTTGCCGGCCCCTGCCGCGCTCTACCTGATCGGCGAATACCGGGGTTGGGCGGTCCAGCTGGCGCTGCTGCCGCGCGACGCCGAACTCGCGCCCGGCCTGACCGCCACGCCACTGCGCGCGGCCTGGGGCGTGCTCGACGAAGCGCTGTGGCTGATCGCCGGCCGCGCCATCCAGCTCGCGACCTTCCATCGCACGCATGCCCATTGCGGCGTCTGCGGCAGCGCCACCGTAGCGGTGGTCGACGAGGCGGCATGCGCCTGCCCGGCCTGCGGCCATCGCGTCTGGCCGCGCGTATCGCCCGCAGTGATGGTGCTGATCCAGCGCGGCAACGGCGCCTTGCTGCTGGCGCGCTCGCCGCATTTCCGGCCAGGCATGTACAGCGCGCTGGCCGGTTTCGTCGAACCGGGAGAAAGCCTGGAGGCCTGCGCGCATCGCGAGGTGCTGGAGGAAGTGGGCGTCACCATCACCAATCTGCGCTGGTTCGGCAGCCAGAGCTGGCCATTCCCACACTCGCTGATGCTGGCCTTCGTCGCCGACTACATGGCCGGCGACATCGTGCCGCAACCCGGCGAGATCGAGGATGCACGCTGGTTCAACCGCGATGCCATGCCGGTGCTGCCCGGCGCCGGCAGCATCGCCTACCGGTTGATCCGGTCGGTGCTGGACGCCGGTTGACGCTGCGGCGCTTTAGAACAGCGGCAGCGTGGGATCGTTCTTGGGCTTGGCAACCTCGCACAGGTTCTTGGCCAGCGCTTCGGCTACCGGCGACGGGCTGCGACCGTCGGTGATGTCCTTGCCGTCGGCGTTCAGCAGGCCGGTCTTCTTGGTTTCGCAATTGGCGATCAGCGACAGGCCAGCAGGTTGGGCTGCCTTGGCCTCGTCGAGCGCATACAGTACCGCGGCACGGGTATTGGCGCTGACGCGCGCTTCATGGCGATCGATACAGTAGGTCCGCTTGTTGGCGGAGGATTCGAAGCAGGCCAGATCGGCCTCGGCCTGCGCAAACGTGGCAATGCCCAGGGCGGCCAGGGCTAGGATTTTGTACATCTCGACTCCAATGGAAGGCGCCGGCTGCGGCGCGTGAGGCGCATGGTAAGAAGCCGGCCCGCGCGCTGCAAGCGTGGTATCGCTGCTGCTGCTGCCGTCGGTCGCGCCGAAGCAGCCTCGATGCACGTGGCATAGTGGGCGCTCCTGAGCTAGCTTACAAATCGACCTGTCTCCGGAGCCGTGCCATGAGTGCGTCCACGCTTGCCCGCTTGCTGTTCGCCGGACTGCTGTTCATCGTCAGCGGCGCCGTGACCGCCAACATGCCGATCCATCGCAACAGCTACAGCGGCGACCTGCCGGAGCTGGCGAAACGCCGGATGATCCGGGTGCTGGTGGTACCCAACAAGACCAACTACTTCGTCGACCAAGGCACGCAGCGCGGCGTGACCTACGAAACCTTCAAGGCCTTCGAGGATGATTACAACAAGCGGGCCAAGACCGGCCATTTGCGCGTACACGTGGTATTCGTGCCGGTCTCGCGTGATCGGCTGATTCCCGATCTCGTCGCCGGGCGCGGCGATGTCGCAGCGGCCGGGCTTACTGTGACCGCGTTGCGTGCCAAGGATGTGGATTTTGCCCAGCCGGTGTACGACGCGGTCAAGGAGATCGTCGTCACCGGGCCGGGCGCGCCGGCACTGGCCAATGCCCAAGCGCTGTCGGGCCAGGAAGTATTCGTGCGCCGCTCGTCGAGCTACTGGGAAAGCCTCACGGCACTCAACGCGCAGCTTGCCAAGGCCAAGAAGCCGCCGGTCAAGCTCAAGCCGGCCCCCGAAACACTGGAGGACGAGGATCTGCTGGAAATGGCCAACGCCGGTCTCGTGAAGATCGTGGTGGTCGACGACTACAAGGCAGCCTTCTGGGCCAAGGTCTTCCCCAAGCTCTCACTGCACCCCGATCTGGCGCTGCGCGAGGGCGGCAAGATCGCCTGGGCCATCCGCAAGGGCTCACCTAAGCTGAAAGCCGAGCTCGATGCCTTCGTCGCCACGCACAAGGTCGGCACCGGCTTCGGCAATACCCTGGTCAATCGCTACCTGAAGAACCTCAAGTACGTGAAGGATGCCACTGCGGATGCCGAGCGCGCCAAGTTCGACCAGACCGTCGCGCTGTTCCGCAAATACGGCGCGCAATACAAACTCGACTGGCTGCTGATCGCCGCCCAGGGCTACCAGGAATCGCGGCTCGACCAGAATGCCAAGAGCCACGTCGGCGCGGTCGGCGTGATGCAGGTGATGCCTGCCACCGGCAAGGAGCTGAAGGTGGGCGATATCCGCCAGCTGGAACCCAACATCCACGCCGGCACCAAGTACATCCGCTTCATGGTCGACCAGTACTACGAGAAGGAGCCGATGTCGCAGCTCGACAAGCACCTGTTCGCCTTCGCCTCGTACAACGCCGGGCCCGCGCGGATCCGCAAGCTGCGCGCGGAAGCGAAGACACGTGGGCTCGACCCGAACCGCTGGTTCAACAACGTGGAAGCCATCGCCGCCGAGCGCATCGGCCGCGAAACGGTGCAATACGTGAGCAACATCTACAAGTACTACATCGCCTATACGCTGCTGATGGAGCAGCTGCAGCAGAAGCAGGCCGCCAAGCGCTGAAGCGGCGCATCAGGGAAACAAGCGCTGGCGGCGCCGGCTATGGCGCGCCATGATGCCGCATGCTCGACGCCCTGCTGCACTACGAGCTGCTGCCGCAGCTTGCCATCCTGATCCCGCTCGCCTTCACCGCCGGCCTCGTCGATGCCGCCGTCGGCGGTGGCGGGCTGATCCTGGTTCCCGGCCTGTTCGCCACACTGCCGCGCGAACTACCGGCCATGCTGATGGGCACCAACAAGTTCGCCGCAATGATGGGCACGGCCTCCGCCACCTGGCGCTACACGCGACGGGTGAAGCTCGACTGGCACATCCTGCTGCCCAGCGCCGCCGCCGCTTTCGCCGGCGCCTATCTGGGCGCGCGCGCCATCCACTGGCTACCGGCGGATCTGATCCGCCCGCTGGTGATCGTGCTGCTCGCCGCGATGCTGGCCTACACCTGGTTCAAGCCGGAGTTCGGTACCGTCGACGCCGGTCGGCCGCTCACCCGCCGCGACCTTTACACCGGCCTTGCCATCGGTGCGGCCATCGGCTTCTACGACGGCTTCTTCGGCCCCGGCACCGGCTCCTTCCTGATCTTCCTGTTCGTGCGCTGCTTCCACTTCGATTTCCTGCGCGCGTCCGCCTCGGCCAAGATCGTCAACCTCGCCACCAACGCTGCCTCGCTGGTGTTCTTCATTCCGGCAGGCATGGTGCTGTTCGCGCTGGCGATCCCGATGGCCATCGCCAATATCGCGGGCGCCCAGGTCGGCAGCCGGCTGGCACTGGCCGGCGGCAGCGCGCGGGTGCGCCAGCTGTTCCTGGTGCTGGCCTGCGTACTGCTGGCCAAGCTGTGCTGGGACACCTTCCTCAAGTAGCTCGCCGCGCCAGCCGCCTCGACCAGGTGGTAGCCAGCGCTGTGGAGACTTGATTGATTTTTACGCGATGGGCTATTTTGCCCCAGTGCGCGGCATGCCACGCCGCAGTACGGGTACTGTCAGCGGCAAATAACGCTGCAATGGGGCAAAACAGCCCGTGGCCCGGATGGCTGCGCCGCCATCCTCGCCAAGGTTTGATCGCCAATGCTCACCAATATCCAGCATGTTTGCGCTTGGCTTTGCGCCCGACCAGCTGGCACGGCTGCGTAAAAGCCAATCAAGCCTCAACAAAGCCCAACCACCGATCCGGAGCTGCACATGGCCTACTGGCTGATGAAATCCGAACCCGACGATGTCAGCATCGACGACTTGGCCCGCATGGGCAGCGTCGGCTGGTATGGCGTGCGCAACTACCAGGCACGCAATTTCATGCGCGACGAGATGCAGCTGGGCGACGGCGTGCTGTTCTACCACTCCAGTTGCCCCGAGCCCGGCATCGCCGGCTTGGCCGAGGTCAGCCGGCTCGCCTATCCCGACCCCACTCAGTTTGATCCCGAATCCAAGTACTTCGATGCGAAGTCGACAGCCGAAGCCCCGCGCTGGCAACAGGTGGATGTACGTTTCATCGCCAAGACGCCCTTGCTGTCGCTCGACGCAATGCGGCAACACCCGCAGCTTGCCGGCATGCGCGTGCTGCAGCGGGGCAATCGGTTGTCGATCACGCCAGTGACATCGACCGAGTGGGATTTCCTGCAGCAGCTGCTGCGCTGACCCCGGTTTCGCAGCGCATGCGGCAAATGCCGCTTGGCGGCGCCAGTCGGCGCCGTTATTCTGGCTGGCTATGAAAAAGCCACCTTTCAGTCTCGATGGCTTCCTGCTGGCGATGCTCGCCGCCGTGGCATTGGCGCTGGTGTGGCCCGGCATCGGCACCAGCAACGGCCCGCTGCACCTGGGCGTCATCACCACCTGGGGGGTGGCGCTGGTGTTTTTCCTGCACGGCGCGGCACTGTCACCACAGAGCCTGAAGGCCGGCGTGACCAACTGGCGGCTGCATCTGTTCGTGCAGACGAGCACCTATCTGCTGTTCCCGCTGCTCGGCGGACTGCTGGTCTGGGCCGGGCATGGCCACATCCCGGCCGACGTGTTGCTCGGCGTGTTCTTCCTGTGCGCGCTGCCATCGACCATTTCGTCGTCGGTCGCGATGACAACCATGGGCAAGGGCAACGTCGCTGGCGCCGTGTTCAATGCGTCGCTCTCCAGCCTGATCGGCATGGTGGCAACACCGCTGCTGATCGGGCTGATGATCAGCA
This region of Chitinolyticbacter meiyuanensis genomic DNA includes:
- a CDS encoding response regulator transcription factor, with the protein product MRILVVEDQAAQAEYTQKALREGGHAVDLARDGKEGLFLATTEQYDAIVLDRMLPAVDGLTLLRTLRASQITTPVLLLSALAESDDRVEGLRAGSDDYLTKPFSTAELLARLDAITRRAQPGPAAQTQWLQVGDLQLDRLARRARRGSVGIELQPREYQLLEFLMRHAGQVVTRTMLLEGVWDYHFDPGTNVIDVHISKLRAKIDGPDLPPLLHTVRGAGYRLGEA
- a CDS encoding sensor histidine kinase, with product MKPLTPLWRRWRRFASSPFNRFVLILPLFMLAATGGFVLLTYHESQRALLGEFRAALREEVGNLELVYRQEGLEPLREEIAQRSGRSDALYLLTEPDGKPLAGNLKRWPEGVPLVDAHGVAFLDPQDGSTVAAEVFLLYGDYRLLVGRRAIYEQVGAHLLRNYLALSVIVLLASLVCGWIFTTLLRRRLGAITHTARAIRGEARHTRIPMGKSGDEIDALIAELNAMLDQQDKLLDYARQSSFAIAHDLRHPLSNLRNGLSELGSALKGSELVEQVDTLTGDVDRILAVFSALLRLGRLESGARQLQRQPWPLDELADDVASLYQPVAEDAGRTLRLVTTPCVVEVDRELLGQALANLVENALRYGEGAVEVGVRADAQHAELTVRDHGPGLSVVEQARVTEPFVRLESSRHTPGSGLGLTLVKAIAEAHGGELLLTAARPGLAVTIRLPRTAAGSERID
- a CDS encoding riboflavin synthase subunit alpha, which gives rise to MFTGIVQAIATLTAIEDRPGLRTLTLAFPPGFAVDLAIGASVAVDGVCLTVTRLLGGDAAEFDVMQQTLRLSTLGNFGVGSTVNVERAAKEGAEIGGHPLSGHVDFTAELVAVRQPENNHVLRIAIAPEWLRYVFAKGYIAINGASLTVADVDRVAGWIELWLIPETLRATTFGDKAVGARLNIEIERETQVLVDSVRGAVAETLGPLQPLLEAIVEAQGSSLDTLTAAIAARVRG
- a CDS encoding VOC family protein, producing MQARITLITLGVDDLDAAIRFYRDGLGWPTEGIVGSEFEHGAVAFFELGNGLGFALWPRASLAHDTGLPQGPRSSTEFTLAHNVASRNEVDAVLGQALAAGAGLVKPAADTFWGGYAGYFADPDGHVWEIAWNPDRLP
- a CDS encoding GNAT family N-acetyltransferase; translated protein: MSPLPAMLETNRLTLRRFIHDDWLAMHAHYGDAECTRHTFRRVLTEGESWRAMASIEGHWALRGYGPYAVVETTSQSVIGTVGPWYPNDWPEPEIKWALVRSAWGRGYASEAVCAIQHVLSAAGWSPPISFIHHDNAPSIRVALAVGALLEQVVTFRDAPWHIYRHPTQPANPTSP
- a CDS encoding GNAT family N-acetyltransferase; the protein is MAPILRAAREQDWPAIRALYAAGDYAGTIASSDAAFVACQGDEIVGVVRLATEHDTAVLRGMQIHADHRGRGIGRALLGYFVASVAERDCYCIPYPHLLAFYGAAGFVELDEAAAPDFLVQRLAGYRALNNGKHYALMVRPADHHKEPR
- a CDS encoding VOC family protein, producing the protein MTQATAIEIKAFVPARDFALSRRFYSALGFQECWASDDLAYFTYGTCSFLLQRFYVAEHADNFMMHLLVDNADAWWQQVEPIAAEFGLRTVPPQDQPWGMRDFVVIDPTGVLWRIGQNLPA
- a CDS encoding glutathione S-transferase, with product MTLPLLYTFRRCPYAIRARLAIAASGVAVREHEVVLRDKPAAMLAISPKGTVPVLQLPDGTVLEQSLVIMRWALASADPLDWLPGPAIMDDTEALIARNDSEFKHWLDRYKYPERHPERPQAAYRDETGIILADLDARIARHGQLVADRATLADAAIVPFVRQFAAVDAEWFAQSSYPALQSWLAGWLASPLLQAVMAKPVPAA
- a CDS encoding sulfite exporter TauE/SafE family protein, whose product is MLDLALLFVVSLVANTLSSLAGGGAGLLQLPILLFLGLAFPVALATHKLASVALGVGATLKHLRSRTLDWRFAGVVLGFGLPGVWLGATLILSVPEHAALIALAVLTTGLGVHSLLSPQLGQHDVPRARSGWRLWLGGAALFGIGVLNGSLTSGTGLFVTLWLIWWFGMDYKQAVAYTLVLVGLFWNGAGALALALQAGVYWPWVPVLLAASVLGGYLGAHWGLARGNHTIKRAFEVVTIATGLSLFWKALL
- the nudC gene encoding NAD(+) diphosphatase, which encodes MLPGDFISGYRQLDAALPNALTLAFDGDALLLAGDQPAQLAQLPAPAALYLIGEYRGWAVQLALLPRDAELAPGLTATPLRAAWGVLDEALWLIAGRAIQLATFHRTHAHCGVCGSATVAVVDEAACACPACGHRVWPRVSPAVMVLIQRGNGALLLARSPHFRPGMYSALAGFVEPGESLEACAHREVLEEVGVTITNLRWFGSQSWPFPHSLMLAFVADYMAGDIVPQPGEIEDARWFNRDAMPVLPGAGSIAYRLIRSVLDAG
- a CDS encoding lytic transglycosylase F, which translates into the protein MSASTLARLLFAGLLFIVSGAVTANMPIHRNSYSGDLPELAKRRMIRVLVVPNKTNYFVDQGTQRGVTYETFKAFEDDYNKRAKTGHLRVHVVFVPVSRDRLIPDLVAGRGDVAAAGLTVTALRAKDVDFAQPVYDAVKEIVVTGPGAPALANAQALSGQEVFVRRSSSYWESLTALNAQLAKAKKPPVKLKPAPETLEDEDLLEMANAGLVKIVVVDDYKAAFWAKVFPKLSLHPDLALREGGKIAWAIRKGSPKLKAELDAFVATHKVGTGFGNTLVNRYLKNLKYVKDATADAERAKFDQTVALFRKYGAQYKLDWLLIAAQGYQESRLDQNAKSHVGAVGVMQVMPATGKELKVGDIRQLEPNIHAGTKYIRFMVDQYYEKEPMSQLDKHLFAFASYNAGPARIRKLRAEAKTRGLDPNRWFNNVEAIAAERIGRETVQYVSNIYKYYIAYTLLMEQLQQKQAAKR
- a CDS encoding sulfite exporter TauE/SafE family protein — its product is MLDALLHYELLPQLAILIPLAFTAGLVDAAVGGGGLILVPGLFATLPRELPAMLMGTNKFAAMMGTASATWRYTRRVKLDWHILLPSAAAAFAGAYLGARAIHWLPADLIRPLVIVLLAAMLAYTWFKPEFGTVDAGRPLTRRDLYTGLAIGAAIGFYDGFFGPGTGSFLIFLFVRCFHFDFLRASASAKIVNLATNAASLVFFIPAGMVLFALAIPMAIANIAGAQVGSRLALAGGSARVRQLFLVLACVLLAKLCWDTFLK
- a CDS encoding EVE domain-containing protein, whose product is MAYWLMKSEPDDVSIDDLARMGSVGWYGVRNYQARNFMRDEMQLGDGVLFYHSSCPEPGIAGLAEVSRLAYPDPTQFDPESKYFDAKSTAEAPRWQQVDVRFIAKTPLLSLDAMRQHPQLAGMRVLQRGNRLSITPVTSTEWDFLQQLLR